A part of Sulfurifustis variabilis genomic DNA contains:
- the gshA gene encoding glutamate--cysteine ligase gives MQTELERRLARLEDAGARLAGGSKGIEKESLRITPAGEIARTPHPAGLGSALTHPYITTDFSEALPELRTPPLADTAAVLAFLDELHRAVYAGLGDELLWAASMPCRVRGDESIPIAQYGTSNVGRMKRVYRLGLAHRYGRAMQAIAGVHFNYSLPDAFWPLYRTAEGDTRPLPEFVADRYFALVRNFQRVGWLVCYLFGASPAIDRSFLGGCRDGLASLDAGTCFAPHATSLRMSDIGYTNKAQAGLAISYDSLSAYVETLCRATRTPYPEFERIGVVVDGEYRQLNAHVLQIENEFYSAIRPKQPIRPGEKPTLALARRGVRYVEVRSLDVNPYEPLGVSEPELRFLEALLIGCLLADSPVIAAAERDEIEHNQQAVTRRGREAGLRLRRGAGTIALADWALETLEAIRPVCARLDAEAGSGAYVRALESQIERVRRPETTVSARLLEEMRAEGRGFCAMGMRLSGEHAAAFRSRPLEEARRLHYEGLAAQSVSRQSELEAADRIGFEEYLARYFAQDLACPAATS, from the coding sequence GTGCAAACGGAACTCGAGCGGCGGCTCGCGCGCCTGGAGGATGCCGGCGCCCGGCTCGCGGGCGGGAGCAAGGGCATCGAGAAGGAAAGCCTGCGGATCACGCCGGCGGGCGAGATCGCCCGGACGCCGCACCCGGCGGGCCTCGGCTCCGCGCTGACCCACCCCTACATCACCACCGATTTCTCGGAGGCGCTCCCGGAGCTGCGCACGCCGCCGCTCGCCGACACGGCGGCGGTGCTGGCGTTTCTCGACGAGCTCCACCGCGCCGTCTACGCCGGTCTGGGAGACGAGCTGCTCTGGGCGGCGAGCATGCCGTGCCGTGTGCGCGGCGACGAGAGCATCCCGATCGCGCAGTACGGGACGTCGAACGTCGGCCGCATGAAGCGCGTGTACCGCCTGGGGCTCGCGCATCGGTACGGCCGGGCGATGCAGGCGATCGCCGGCGTGCACTTCAACTACTCCCTGCCCGACGCCTTCTGGCCGCTATACCGGACGGCCGAGGGCGACACGCGGCCGCTGCCCGAGTTCGTCGCGGACCGGTACTTCGCCCTCGTGCGCAACTTCCAGCGCGTCGGCTGGCTCGTGTGCTACCTGTTCGGCGCCTCGCCGGCGATCGATCGCTCCTTCCTCGGCGGTTGTCGCGACGGCCTCGCCTCCCTCGACGCGGGGACCTGCTTCGCGCCGCACGCGACGTCGCTGCGCATGAGCGACATCGGTTACACCAACAAGGCGCAGGCGGGCCTCGCGATCTCCTACGACAGTCTCTCGGCGTACGTGGAGACCCTCTGCCGCGCCACGCGCACGCCATACCCCGAGTTCGAGCGTATCGGCGTCGTCGTCGACGGCGAGTACCGCCAGCTCAACGCGCACGTGCTCCAGATCGAGAACGAGTTCTACAGCGCCATCCGCCCGAAGCAGCCGATCCGCCCGGGCGAGAAGCCGACGCTCGCGCTCGCGCGCCGCGGCGTGCGCTACGTCGAGGTGCGCTCGCTCGACGTGAACCCGTACGAGCCGCTCGGCGTGAGCGAGCCCGAGCTGCGCTTCCTCGAGGCGCTGCTGATCGGCTGCCTCCTGGCCGACAGCCCGGTGATCGCCGCGGCGGAGCGGGACGAGATCGAGCACAACCAGCAGGCGGTGACGCGACGCGGGCGCGAGGCGGGCCTCCGGCTCCGGCGCGGAGCGGGGACGATCGCGCTCGCGGACTGGGCGCTCGAAACGCTCGAGGCCATCCGGCCGGTGTGCGCCCGGCTCGACGCCGAGGCCGGGAGCGGGGCTTACGTGCGGGCGCTCGAGTCGCAGATCGAGCGCGTGCGCCGACCCGAGACCACGGTGTCGGCGCGCCTGCTGGAGGAGATGCGTGCCGAAGGCCGCGGTTTCTGCGCGATGGGCATGCGCCTCTCGGGCGAGCACGCGGCGGCCTTTCGCTCACGCCCGCTGGAGGAGGCGCGTCGGCTGCACTACGAGGGGCTGGCGGCGCAGTCCGTCTCCCGCCAGTCGGAGCTCGAGGCGGCGGACCGGATCGGCTTCGAGGAGTACCTGGCGCGCTACTTCGCGCAGGATCTGGCGTGCCCGGCGGCTACTTCCTGA
- a CDS encoding serine hydrolase — MSRTKELGALWAAVGLAIGLSVFLSDTSAFTPAVAEESPPANAEAPKPAATRPPAFVSAAELIEIGRPERLALRSGVALILDEYDGIPLYERNVDQPRPIASLTKLMTAMVLLDARLPMDEPIEITRDDRDRLRGSGSRLRFGTVLTRRDALHAALAASDNRAAAALARTYPGGTGAMIDAMNAKARALGMAHSRFADSSGLHSGNVSTAADLARLATAVERYPLIAELSTTPTFQLTDLRTGRPVGFVNTNRLVRSDRWDIALSKTGYTSDAGNCLVMRAQIADRPLTIVLLNSWGKLSKYGDSSRIRDWLLKTQQAAAKHRRTLASAS; from the coding sequence ATGTCGCGAACCAAAGAACTGGGAGCCCTCTGGGCCGCCGTCGGTCTGGCGATCGGCCTTTCCGTTTTCCTGTCGGACACGTCGGCCTTCACGCCCGCCGTCGCCGAGGAAAGCCCGCCGGCGAATGCCGAGGCACCGAAGCCGGCCGCCACGCGCCCGCCCGCGTTCGTGAGCGCGGCCGAGCTCATCGAGATCGGCCGGCCGGAGCGGCTCGCGCTGCGCTCGGGGGTCGCGCTCATCCTGGACGAGTACGACGGCATCCCCCTCTACGAGCGCAACGTCGATCAGCCGCGACCGATCGCGTCCCTCACGAAGCTCATGACCGCGATGGTGCTCCTCGACGCCCGACTGCCGATGGACGAACCGATCGAGATCACGCGGGACGACCGCGACCGTCTGCGCGGCTCGGGTTCCCGGCTGCGCTTCGGCACGGTGCTCACCCGTCGCGATGCGCTCCACGCCGCGCTCGCCGCCTCCGACAACCGCGCGGCGGCCGCCCTCGCGCGCACCTACCCGGGCGGCACCGGCGCGATGATCGACGCGATGAATGCCAAGGCGCGCGCGCTCGGCATGGCGCACAGCCGGTTCGCCGACTCGAGCGGCCTGCACAGCGGCAACGTCTCGACGGCGGCCGATCTCGCGCGCCTCGCCACCGCGGTGGAGCGCTACCCGCTCATCGCGGAGCTTTCCACCACGCCCACCTTCCAGCTGACCGATCTCCGGACCGGACGTCCGGTCGGCTTCGTCAACACCAACCGCCTCGTGCGCAGCGACCGCTGGGACATCGCGCTCAGCAAGACGGGTTACACGTCCGACGCGGGGAACTGCCTCGTCATGCGCGCGCAGATCGCCGACCGCCCGCTCACGATCGTCCTGCTCAATTCCTGGGGCAAGCTGAGCAAGTACGGCGACTCGAGCCGCATCCGCGACTGGCTGCTCAAGACCCAGCAGGCCGCCGCCAAGCACCGGCGCACGCTCGCCAGCGCGTCCTAG
- the fusA gene encoding elongation factor G: MGAYRTEDIRNIALVGHAAAGKTTLVEALLHRAGAVSSPGSVEKGTTVCDFDPEERDYRHSLSAAVVGCDYHGRHLNLIDTPGLPDFLGHTFAALPAVETIAVVVNAQTGIESVTRRVMEWAAANRFCRMIIVNKIDAADSNLPRLLDEIHDVFGRECLPLNLPARDGERVVDCFFHASAETRFSSARTAHTAVVDQVVELDERLMDDYLAQGDIEPAKLHDPFEKALREGHLTPVCFTSARTGAGIEELLEVLAELAPNPLEGNPHPFRDLKRGEGAEIHPEPVADPQHILAHVFKVTHDPYVGKLGVFRIHQGVIDKDTQLFVDEGRKPFKVGHLFRLQGKQYLECEDGVPGDIRAVGKIDEIHLDAILHNSHDEDGVRPALGKLPAPMVGIAIEAATRGDEQKLFDALDKLTGEDPCLVLERSAHELVLRAMGELHLRIALERIAKRYHVEVKTHPPAIPYRETVTRAAEGHHRHKKQTGGAGQFGEVFLRIEPLPRGAGFEFVDRVVGGAIPNQFIPAVEKGVRQALAAGSLAGYPIEDVRVVVHGGKHHPVDSQEVSFITAGRKAVLDAFLKAGPILLEPIVRVEVTVPGEKVGDITGDLAQRRGRINDTQPQAGGMVAVSALVPLGEMSDYASRLKSLTGGEGAYGMESSHYEPVPPALQQKLAKQYRPSEES; this comes from the coding sequence ATGGGCGCGTACCGCACCGAGGACATCCGCAACATCGCGCTGGTCGGGCACGCGGCGGCCGGCAAGACGACGCTCGTCGAGGCCCTGCTGCACCGGGCCGGTGCGGTGTCGAGCCCGGGCAGCGTCGAGAAGGGCACGACGGTCTGCGACTTCGACCCGGAGGAACGGGACTACCGCCACTCCTTAAGCGCGGCCGTGGTCGGATGCGATTACCACGGCCGCCACCTCAACCTCATCGACACGCCCGGCCTTCCCGATTTTCTCGGGCACACGTTCGCCGCGCTGCCCGCGGTCGAGACCATCGCCGTCGTCGTGAACGCGCAGACCGGCATCGAGTCGGTGACGCGGCGCGTGATGGAGTGGGCCGCGGCGAACCGCTTCTGCCGCATGATCATCGTCAACAAGATCGACGCGGCGGACTCGAACCTTCCGCGCCTGCTCGACGAGATCCACGATGTCTTCGGCCGCGAGTGCCTGCCGCTCAACCTGCCGGCCAGGGACGGTGAGCGGGTCGTCGACTGCTTCTTCCATGCCTCGGCCGAGACGCGCTTCTCGTCGGCGCGCACGGCGCACACGGCCGTCGTCGATCAGGTCGTGGAGCTGGACGAGCGCCTCATGGACGACTACCTGGCCCAGGGCGACATCGAGCCCGCGAAACTGCACGACCCCTTCGAGAAGGCGCTGCGCGAGGGTCACCTCACGCCCGTCTGTTTCACGTCGGCGCGCACCGGCGCGGGGATCGAGGAGCTGCTCGAGGTCCTGGCCGAGCTCGCGCCCAATCCGCTCGAGGGCAACCCGCACCCGTTCCGCGATCTCAAGCGCGGCGAAGGCGCGGAGATCCACCCGGAGCCCGTCGCCGACCCGCAGCACATCCTCGCGCACGTCTTCAAGGTGACGCACGACCCCTACGTCGGCAAGCTGGGCGTGTTTCGCATCCACCAGGGCGTGATCGACAAGGACACGCAGCTTTTCGTCGACGAGGGGCGCAAGCCGTTCAAGGTGGGGCACCTGTTCCGGCTGCAGGGCAAGCAGTACCTCGAGTGCGAGGACGGCGTGCCGGGCGACATCCGCGCGGTCGGGAAGATCGACGAGATCCATCTCGACGCGATCCTGCACAACTCCCACGACGAGGACGGCGTACGGCCGGCGCTCGGCAAGCTGCCGGCGCCGATGGTTGGCATCGCGATCGAGGCCGCGACCCGCGGCGACGAGCAGAAGCTCTTCGACGCCCTCGACAAGCTCACCGGGGAGGATCCCTGCCTCGTGCTCGAGCGCTCCGCGCACGAGCTCGTTCTGCGCGCGATGGGCGAGCTGCACCTGCGCATCGCGCTCGAGCGCATCGCGAAGCGCTATCACGTCGAGGTGAAGACGCACCCGCCGGCCATCCCCTATCGCGAGACGGTCACGCGCGCGGCCGAGGGCCACCACCGCCACAAGAAGCAGACCGGCGGCGCGGGGCAGTTCGGCGAGGTGTTCCTGCGCATCGAGCCGCTGCCGCGCGGCGCCGGTTTCGAGTTCGTGGACCGGGTCGTGGGCGGGGCGATCCCGAATCAGTTCATCCCGGCGGTCGAGAAAGGGGTGCGCCAGGCGCTCGCCGCGGGCTCGCTCGCGGGCTACCCGATCGAGGACGTGCGCGTGGTCGTGCACGGCGGGAAGCACCATCCGGTGGATTCGCAGGAGGTCTCGTTCATCACCGCCGGCCGCAAGGCGGTGCTCGACGCCTTCCTCAAGGCGGGGCCGATCCTGCTCGAACCGATCGTGCGGGTCGAGGTGACGGTGCCGGGCGAGAAGGTGGGCGACATCACCGGCGACCTCGCCCAGCGCCGCGGCCGCATCAACGACACCCAGCCGCAGGCGGGCGGGATGGTGGCCGTGTCCGCCCTCGTGCCGCTCGGCGAGATGAGCGACTACGCCTCGCGCCTCAAGTCGCTCACCGGCGGCGAAGGCGCCTACGGGATGGAGTCCAGCCACTACGAACCGGTGCCGCCGGCCCTCCAGCAGAAGCTCGCGAAACAGTACCGCCCGAGCGAGGAATCCTGA
- the rlmKL gene encoding bifunctional 23S rRNA (guanine(2069)-N(7))-methyltransferase RlmK/23S rRNA (guanine(2445)-N(2))-methyltransferase RlmL: protein MSALSRFFAPCAKGLEGLLVEELRALGAADVRETRAGVAFAGPLATAYRACLWSRLASRILLPITGFDAPSPEALYEGVLTVDWNEHLRPEGTLAVDLNVSDSAITHSRYAALKVKDAMVDQFRARFGVRPSVDTARPDLRVNVYLHRDAATVSVDLAGEALHRRGHRAEGVAAPLKENLAAAILLRARWPELAARGDALVDPMCGSGTLPIEAALLAADIAPGLARDYFGFLGWRGHDPDVWRALLDEARERRAAGLERLPPIRGYDHDAAAVKAARINVTRAGLTGRIEIERRSLADCRAETVSTGLVVANPPYGERLGDLRELPALYAELGDALKRCYGGWAAAVFTGNPDLGKHMGLRAHRMHTLWNGAIECRLLHFDIRDERFVRGRETAAEAGAGADMFANRLRKDLRHFGRWARRQDIGCYRVYDADLHEYNLAIDVYESDRRYVHVQEYAPPLTLDPRKAERRLKEALAVIPEVLAIEPAQMFFKVRERQRRGSQYEKQAESGEFHEVREGPCRFLVNFTDYLDTGLFLDHRATREMLRGLAAGKRFLNLFGYTGTATVHAAIGGAAATTTVDMSRTYLDWARRNFDLNGLARGPHELVQADVLGWLETNRDRRYDLVFLDPPTFSRSKRMEGTLDVQRDHVPLLRDTARLLAPGGLLVFSTNLRRFKLDRDALSGLEIEDITRRTIPKDFERNPRIHHCFLLRRASA from the coding sequence ATGTCCGCCCTTTCGCGCTTCTTCGCGCCCTGCGCCAAAGGCCTCGAGGGTCTGCTGGTCGAGGAGCTGCGCGCCCTCGGCGCCGCGGACGTGCGCGAGACCCGCGCCGGCGTCGCCTTCGCCGGCCCTCTCGCGACCGCCTACCGCGCCTGCCTCTGGTCGCGCCTCGCCTCGCGCATCCTCCTGCCGATCACCGGCTTCGACGCGCCCTCCCCCGAGGCGCTTTACGAAGGCGTGCTGACCGTCGACTGGAACGAGCACCTGCGCCCGGAAGGCACGCTCGCCGTCGACCTGAACGTCTCCGACTCCGCGATCACCCATTCGCGCTACGCCGCGCTCAAGGTCAAGGACGCCATGGTGGACCAGTTCCGCGCGCGGTTCGGCGTGCGGCCGTCCGTCGACACGGCGCGCCCCGACCTCCGCGTGAACGTTTACCTCCATCGCGACGCCGCGACGGTGAGCGTCGATCTCGCCGGTGAGGCCCTGCATCGGCGCGGTCATCGCGCCGAGGGCGTCGCGGCGCCGCTCAAGGAGAACCTCGCGGCGGCGATCCTGCTGCGCGCGCGCTGGCCGGAGCTCGCCGCGCGCGGCGACGCGCTCGTCGATCCCATGTGCGGCTCGGGCACGCTGCCGATCGAAGCCGCGCTCCTCGCCGCCGACATCGCGCCGGGGCTCGCGCGGGATTACTTCGGCTTCCTCGGCTGGCGCGGCCACGACCCGGATGTCTGGCGGGCGCTGCTCGACGAGGCGCGCGAGCGACGCGCGGCGGGGCTCGAGCGCCTGCCCCCGATCCGCGGTTACGACCACGACGCCGCCGCGGTGAAGGCGGCCCGCATCAACGTCACCCGTGCCGGCCTCACGGGTCGTATCGAGATCGAGCGAAGGAGTCTTGCCGACTGCCGCGCGGAGACCGTTTCGACGGGCCTGGTCGTCGCCAACCCGCCCTACGGCGAGCGCCTCGGCGACCTGCGCGAGCTGCCCGCGCTCTACGCCGAGCTCGGCGACGCGCTCAAGCGCTGCTACGGCGGCTGGGCGGCGGCGGTGTTCACGGGCAACCCCGATCTCGGCAAGCACATGGGCCTGCGCGCGCACCGCATGCACACGCTCTGGAACGGCGCCATCGAGTGCCGGCTGCTGCACTTCGACATCAGGGACGAACGGTTCGTCCGCGGCCGCGAGACGGCCGCCGAGGCGGGCGCCGGCGCCGACATGTTCGCCAACCGCCTGCGCAAGGACCTGCGGCACTTCGGGCGCTGGGCCAGGCGACAGGACATCGGCTGCTACCGCGTCTACGACGCCGACCTGCACGAGTACAACCTCGCGATCGACGTCTACGAGTCCGATCGGCGCTACGTGCATGTGCAGGAGTACGCGCCTCCGCTCACCCTCGATCCGCGCAAGGCGGAGCGGCGCCTGAAGGAGGCGCTGGCCGTGATCCCCGAGGTACTCGCGATCGAGCCCGCTCAGATGTTCTTCAAGGTCCGCGAACGGCAGCGGCGCGGGTCGCAGTACGAGAAGCAGGCGGAGAGCGGCGAGTTCCACGAGGTGCGCGAAGGTCCGTGCCGCTTTCTCGTCAACTTCACCGACTACCTCGACACCGGTCTCTTTCTCGACCACCGCGCGACGCGCGAGATGCTGCGCGGCCTCGCCGCCGGCAAGCGCTTCCTGAACCTCTTCGGCTACACGGGCACCGCCACGGTGCACGCGGCGATCGGCGGCGCGGCGGCGACGACCACGGTAGACATGTCGCGCACCTATCTCGACTGGGCGCGGCGCAACTTCGACCTCAACGGCCTCGCGCGCGGCCCGCACGAGCTCGTCCAGGCCGACGTACTCGGGTGGCTGGAGACGAACCGCGACCGGCGCTACGACCTCGTTTTTCTCGATCCGCCCACGTTCTCGCGTTCCAAGCGCATGGAGGGCACGCTCGACGTGCAGCGCGACCACGTCCCGCTCCTGCGCGACACCGCGCGCCTCCTCGCCCCCGGAGGGCTCCTCGTTTTTTCCACGAACCTGCGGCGCTTCAAGCTCGACCGCGACGCGCTTTCCGGCCTCGAGATCGAGGACATCACGCGACGCACGATTCCGAAAGACTTCGAGCGCAACCCGCGAATTCATCACTGCTTTCTCCTTCGCCGCGCTTCCGCGTGA
- a CDS encoding DUF411 domain-containing protein — translation MRASARYGLMVLLLGFAGGIVFWSVQGSAGEVTVYKSPTCGCCKEWVKHLEANGFEVTTRDVGDVTPQKAKHGVRPELASCHTALVDGYVVEGHVPAADLKRLLRERPAVKGLSVPGMPMGSPGMEGPYKERYDVLTFDDAGRTTVYARH, via the coding sequence ATGCGCGCGTCGGCCCGTTACGGTCTCATGGTCCTCCTGCTGGGGTTCGCGGGCGGGATCGTCTTCTGGTCCGTGCAGGGGTCGGCGGGCGAGGTGACGGTCTACAAGTCGCCGACATGCGGTTGCTGCAAGGAGTGGGTGAAGCACCTCGAGGCGAACGGCTTCGAGGTCACGACCCGGGACGTCGGCGACGTCACGCCGCAGAAGGCGAAGCACGGCGTACGCCCCGAGCTCGCTTCCTGTCATACTGCGCTGGTGGACGGGTACGTGGTCGAGGGCCATGTGCCCGCGGCCGATCTGAAGCGGCTGCTCCGGGAGCGTCCGGCGGTGAAAGGGCTTTCCGTTCCCGGCATGCCCATGGGGTCGCCGGGCATGGAAGGCCCCTACAAGGAACGGTACGACGTGCTGACCTTCGACGACGCCGGCCGCACGACCGTGTACGCCCGCCACTAG
- a CDS encoding AI-2E family transporter: MDPLPVSFTRKVLIASAISLAVVLGVWFLFHTAQIVLLFYVGVLLALVLHAGAGVLGRYLRIPGVWSLVAFLLLLVAAFWLVGRLLAPPVADQLNQLGDQLPEAVERLEERARQYPLVRRALDQLPGAVETVQQTDWLAGVRGLFSVTAAVLTGVAVFLAVGIYLAADPAAYTHVLVQLFPVARRRRIAAVLERLGHVLRMWLLGRALGMTFVGMLTAIGLFALDMPLALALGLIAGLLDFIPNIGPLLAAVPALLIALMEGPTLALYVAALYLGIQALEGYLIVPLIEQKVVRIAPALNVIGQILLTVMFGFLGLLLATPLIVMLMVLVQELYIKDVLEAGRSRPEPG; this comes from the coding sequence ATGGATCCGCTGCCCGTATCCTTCACCCGCAAAGTCCTCATCGCCAGCGCGATCTCGCTCGCGGTGGTGCTCGGCGTCTGGTTCCTGTTCCACACCGCTCAGATCGTGCTGCTGTTCTACGTCGGCGTGCTGCTCGCCCTCGTGCTGCACGCGGGCGCGGGGGTGCTCGGCCGTTACCTCCGCATTCCCGGCGTCTGGTCGCTCGTCGCCTTTCTTCTCCTCCTCGTAGCGGCGTTCTGGCTGGTCGGGCGCCTGCTCGCGCCGCCGGTGGCCGATCAGCTGAACCAGCTCGGGGACCAGCTGCCGGAAGCGGTCGAGCGTCTCGAAGAACGGGCGCGCCAGTACCCGCTGGTGCGCCGCGCGCTCGATCAGCTGCCCGGCGCCGTCGAGACCGTGCAGCAGACGGACTGGCTCGCCGGCGTGCGCGGGCTCTTCTCGGTCACGGCCGCCGTCCTGACGGGCGTCGCGGTGTTTCTCGCCGTCGGGATCTACCTCGCCGCCGACCCGGCGGCATACACCCACGTCCTGGTGCAGCTCTTTCCGGTCGCGCGCCGGCGGCGCATCGCGGCGGTGCTCGAGCGCCTGGGTCATGTGCTTCGCATGTGGCTGCTCGGCCGTGCCCTCGGGATGACCTTCGTGGGCATGCTCACCGCGATCGGACTGTTCGCTCTGGACATGCCGCTCGCGCTCGCGCTCGGCCTCATCGCGGGTCTGCTCGACTTTATCCCCAACATCGGGCCGCTGCTCGCCGCCGTGCCGGCGCTGCTGATCGCCCTGATGGAGGGTCCCACCCTCGCGCTTTACGTGGCTGCGCTCTATCTCGGAATCCAGGCGCTCGAAGGGTATCTGATCGTCCCGCTCATCGAGCAGAAGGTGGTGCGCATCGCGCCGGCGCTCAACGTCATCGGCCAGATTCTGCTCACCGTGATGTTCGGCTTTCTCGGCCTCTTGCTCGCGACGCCGCTCATCGTCATGCTAATGGTTCTCGTCCAGGAGCTTTACATCAAGGACGTGCTCGAAGCCGGCCGATCCCGTCCCGAACCCGGCTGA
- a CDS encoding DUF3775 domain-containing protein: protein MLDLNPETVCRIVDKAHEFHAKEQVVIPEEPANPSGDWARQVLADHVDDPTYRELKSMIEDLEPDQQVSLVALMWLGRGDYDESEWSDALAQARDGWTEHTADYVIATPLVADYLEEGLAALGYSCEE from the coding sequence ATGCTCGACCTCAATCCCGAAACGGTCTGCCGCATCGTCGACAAGGCCCACGAGTTCCACGCGAAGGAGCAGGTGGTGATTCCGGAGGAGCCCGCCAATCCCTCGGGCGACTGGGCGCGTCAGGTGCTCGCGGATCACGTGGACGATCCCACCTACCGCGAGCTCAAGAGCATGATCGAGGACCTGGAGCCCGACCAGCAGGTTTCGCTGGTGGCGCTCATGTGGCTGGGGCGCGGGGACTACGACGAGAGCGAGTGGAGCGACGCGCTCGCGCAGGCGCGCGACGGCTGGACCGAGCACACGGCGGATTACGTGATCGCCACCCCGCTCGTCGCCGATTACCTCGAGGAAGGGCTCGCCGCGCTCGGTTACTCCTGCGAGGAGTGA
- a CDS encoding NAD-dependent protein deacetylase codes for MAVADPPMFPHDEAIAALARFVARYPRLFVLTGAGCSTDSGIPDYRDADGAWKHRPPTYYREFVGHESARRRYWARSLTGWERLARARANAAHDALARLETAGFVRALVTQNVDGLHQQAGSRAVIDLHGRLDAVECLDCGERTARSDLQERLRALNPGRARVATAAGPDGDALLEETFDDFRVPACESCGGTLKPAVVFFGECVPAERVAEAHRALAGCDALLVVGSSLMVYSGYRFCRAARERGMPLAAVNLGRTRADDELTLKTSASCTEILPALAARLAP; via the coding sequence ATGGCCGTCGCCGACCCGCCGATGTTTCCGCACGATGAAGCGATCGCCGCGCTCGCCCGCTTCGTGGCGCGGTATCCGCGGCTGTTCGTGCTGACCGGAGCCGGCTGCAGCACGGATTCGGGCATCCCGGACTACCGGGACGCGGACGGCGCCTGGAAACACCGTCCGCCGACCTACTATCGGGAGTTCGTCGGCCACGAATCGGCGCGCCGCCGCTACTGGGCGCGCAGCCTGACCGGGTGGGAGCGCCTGGCCCGTGCTCGCGCCAACGCCGCCCATGACGCGCTCGCGCGCCTGGAGACCGCCGGTTTCGTCCGCGCCCTCGTCACCCAGAACGTGGACGGTCTGCACCAGCAGGCCGGCAGCCGGGCCGTCATCGACCTGCACGGGCGGCTCGATGCCGTCGAGTGCCTGGATTGCGGCGAGCGAACGGCGCGGAGCGACCTGCAGGAGCGCCTGCGCGCGCTCAATCCGGGCCGCGCCCGGGTGGCCACGGCGGCGGGTCCCGACGGCGACGCGCTGCTCGAGGAAACGTTCGACGATTTCCGCGTCCCGGCGTGCGAGTCGTGCGGCGGAACGCTCAAGCCGGCCGTCGTGTTCTTCGGCGAATGCGTGCCGGCGGAGCGGGTGGCGGAAGCGCACCGGGCGCTGGCCGGCTGCGACGCCCTGCTCGTCGTCGGCTCGTCGCTGATGGTGTATTCCGGCTACCGGTTCTGCCGCGCCGCGCGCGAGCGCGGGATGCCGCTGGCGGCGGTCAACCTCGGACGCACGCGCGCGGACGACGAGCTGACGCTGAAGACGTCGGCCTCGTGCACCGAGATCCTGCCCGCGCTCGCCGCGCGGCTCGCGCCGTGA
- a CDS encoding DM13 domain-containing protein: MRKFVYTFLVGGLLGGFGGFVLGIFVYPYLFLADIVASEQVDRPESRDLVATGSFIHVNPSDPIHYGKGEVKVYADLVHLEPSFEVGPGPKYHVYLVPKPEVRTAADVTQTMFVDLGRLRAFKGSQNYPIPAGVDLAGYGSVVIWCEQFSVLIAPASLRYAQ, from the coding sequence ATGCGCAAGTTCGTGTACACGTTCCTCGTGGGCGGCCTGCTCGGCGGGTTCGGCGGCTTCGTGCTCGGTATCTTCGTCTATCCCTATCTCTTTCTCGCTGACATCGTCGCGAGCGAGCAGGTGGATCGGCCCGAGTCCCGGGATCTGGTGGCCACCGGCAGTTTCATACACGTAAACCCGTCCGACCCGATCCACTACGGGAAGGGCGAGGTGAAGGTGTACGCCGACCTGGTGCACCTCGAGCCGAGCTTCGAGGTCGGGCCGGGGCCGAAGTACCACGTGTATCTCGTTCCGAAACCCGAGGTGCGCACCGCGGCCGACGTGACGCAGACCATGTTCGTCGATCTCGGCCGCCTGCGCGCCTTCAAGGGCAGCCAGAACTACCCGATCCCCGCCGGAGTCGATCTCGCCGGATACGGGAGCGTCGTGATCTGGTGCGAGCAGTTCAGCGTGCTGATCGCGCCGGCCAGTCTGCGCTACGCGCAGTAG
- a CDS encoding DUF1244 domain-containing protein: MDDRTRIELEAAAFRGLVAHLQRRTDVQNIDLMNLAGFCRNCLSKWYMAAAKERGIDMNYDQAREAVYGMPYGEWKKKYQKEASAEQQRKFEETRPLHAYVSGHQG; the protein is encoded by the coding sequence ATGGACGACCGCACCCGCATCGAGCTCGAGGCCGCCGCGTTCCGCGGCCTGGTCGCGCACCTCCAGCGCCGCACCGACGTGCAGAACATCGACCTCATGAACCTCGCCGGTTTCTGCCGCAACTGCCTCTCGAAGTGGTACATGGCGGCGGCGAAGGAACGCGGCATCGACATGAACTACGACCAGGCGCGCGAAGCCGTGTACGGCATGCCCTACGGCGAATGGAAGAAGAAATACCAGAAGGAGGCGAGCGCGGAGCAGCAGCGGAAGTTCGAGGAGACCAGGCCGCTGCACGCGTACGTCAGCGGCCATCAGGGCTAG